Within Xiphias gladius isolate SHS-SW01 ecotype Sanya breed wild chromosome 14, ASM1685928v1, whole genome shotgun sequence, the genomic segment ACCTTTGGTGAAAGGAATTGAATCTTTTAGTAGACTCCTTGGCCTGAATACATGGCTGATATCAGCATGCCTCACCCATGGGATAAAGTTTATTGACAATTTCAAAATCTTTTCGAATTGTAAAGACTGCTTTAAACCTGTATTTTactttcatcttcattttttaccttttttaaattatttttatcaagtgggttttattttctgtcttgcGTTACATTAATTGTGGCATTCTATCcctgttttaattattgttgCTTACCAAATCACAATGAAAAATTAGTCATTTAAAGCAATAGTGGGTAATTTATTGCAGAGATTTTCTCTGAACGAAAGGTTCAGAGAAAATGTGATGAAGTTGAGCACATCAGAATTTAAGTAATTCCTATCATCACAGTGTACTTAAGAGAGTCTATGCACACACTAACCTGGCAATCTGAGGGGTAGGCCATTGTCAAGACGACTAGGTTTGGTGGCGATGAAAAGGTAGCAAAGGACACATACGGTGATGAGGAAGGCAAGGAGGACCACCGCTGCAATGGACAGACCAACCAGAGCGCCAAtactgagaggagaggagagggcaaTAAGGATGATATAAGGATGGAAAAAAGAACACTAAAAGACAGAAGATCAAATATGGAATGATAAATAATGTAGTATTTACCTCCACACACCCACCTCCTCTccaaaacacacgcacacacgcacacacacacacatacacatataaacacacacaaacaagaaataaatcaaaatgtgcatgttgtagttgtagttgtcTCACTGGCTCTCCCGACTGAGAGTGAGTGAGGGGATTCATACAAGCACAAAGGACTCCAGCGGTTGAAGTAATTAGCttctcattttctgaaaaaaagcaGGCCCAGTTGAATCTGATTGTGTAGCACGATGgtaagaggaaaagatctaagtgactttgttagagggttcattgttggggcaaggatggcaggagcttcagtcataAAGACTTTTCAACTGGCTTGTGTTGCAATAGGAACAGggactaaagtgacatctgcatttagatctaagGCAAAACATCTGTAAACAGGGTCGGAAAATTCAGCACACATTTGATGATCGTAATGCTCGTGCAAGAACAGTCCGTCGACAGGAACATAGAGAGAGATGTTATAGTAGGGTtacagtgcataaacccctcattaaaacattaatgacCATTTGAGAGTTAACTGGTGCAAAAACCACAgccactggtctacagagatttgaaaaaagtgatatggtcagatgagtcatccttcaccatattgGGCGAGtgggcgagtgtgtgtgtggcttacACCAAGAGAACGctacaggcctgaatgcttgacccccTACAGTAAGGGGATCCTGTAGCTCTGTTGCGGGGAGCATTTTGTTGGCATGGTttcctgtgatgaaacatttctatcctgatgggagtggcCTTTTTCAGGATCACAATGCCCCCAAGGATTATTTTAGCACCCTATGTCTACCAGAGAGGAAAAGGTATATTGACAAACTGAATATTGTCGCTCTATCACAGTGCCCCTTATATCAGTAGGACCAGTGCCAGAAGTGAAATACTTTGATGTTTACATCTATTTAATTGAATCACCAGTTAATATAAtcatttaacttaaaaaaacatcaaatgaggCCTTGCATAGCTTAGTTAGCATTAACATCTAACTTTTTTAATAACAATCAAGGCACATACCCTGAACGTTATGAAAGTTACTTCCACAATGTAATAAAAGCTCTAAGAAAAGCTTGGCATGACAAGATTATCCAGTAAAAGCTGATTGTTCGTTGTCCTACAATTTGATAGGAATCTACAACCATACAACACGGAAAACTGATTGTTCTTTGGATGCCCTCAAATATTTTGTTAGTGGGTGGGTGCAAGTTGTGTGCCACCATACACCAGCCAACTCAGACGGCACCCTCAGGCGATGCAAAGTAGATGGAGAAAGAACTGTTTTCCCCTCTGCGTGGGCAGGACCTAATTGCACTATGTCTCTACAGGGAACCAGGGGTctctgaatggtttgatgagtatgaaaatgatgtgaatcatatgctgtggccttcgcagtcaccagatctcaacccagttgaaaccctatgggagattttggactgacgcgttagacagcgctctccaccaacATCATCTAAACACCAAATGAGgtaatatcttttggaagaatggtttccatccctccagtagagtccagagacttggagcatctatgccaaggtgcactgaagaTTTTCTGATggcacgtggtggcccaacaccttactaagacacatgctggtttttccttcaaattttgtcacctgtctgtacctTTTGAGTCAGGTGCCTTAATTTCTGAACAAtacaaaaaagaccaaaaaaaaaaaaaaaagtcaaaaaaagtcaaaaggaaactgaaatctCAAGAATCTCAAAAATCTTTCAGTTGCAGGGTTTATTAGCACATCAGCTGATCACAGGAGAACATGATTCCTAGCCTACAACATCTTCATTCACACCTGTGACAAATAAGgaaaacaaccagaaaaaaTCATGAGAAACAAggacaaccaaaaaaaaaaaaagacttttggCAAAATTCCCTTACCTCAGCCACCACATATATCCGTACTCATACGGGAAAAAACTGTTGGGATCATCACAGCAATATTTAACATCATTAAATCCGCAACAGTAGACGGCGGCGGCAGCATTTCCCGCTTTGGGGCAGGAGAACCCGTCCACAAACCCGCCGTCGGTGCTGTAGTAACTGCTGCATTCAGCGCTCATGGTGCAGCGgggaaagaaaggcagaacaACGGACACACTGTGGTCCGTGGGTTAAGGTGAAGAAGTAGTAGAGCCCAGCGTCCCTCGGAGAGGCGTGCGCTCTGCCAGGAGACCCGGGGCGGACTGAGTTTTTCTCCGTCCGCCGTCTGAATGAAACAAGCAGCGAGACGGAGGTGGAAAACTTTGAATCTGCAGACCACCGgagctctccctccctccctccctccctgccttcGTCACGCACACTCATGCTTGGGCCACTCTGTTTACCTAATCGGCAGTGGGCTACAACTGTCAACTCACAGCAATGCAGAGGCACCATCCCTCGATCCCGTCACTTATTTGTTCCCTGGAAGTCAATTCTAAAATAATGCCCGAGATTCTCAAAAAGTTGAAATGAAGTCCTCAGTTCTGATTGGACGTGAATGTTGTTAGAGGGAACTAATTCGTTTAAATTCAGTGGCAGTAGTGTCTCGGTGCTTCTTCTGTCACAGTAGCCAATGCAATGGTGGGCACGAACATCACTAGGTAACAGTCTAGTGTGATCCAATAGCACTGCAATACATACAGTCCACCTCTCaccatagtttttgtttttgttagcaTTGTTATGATCCAGAGGACCACACATTGTGGTAATTATGGGAGCTGTACCATGGTTCGTGTGATAGTAACTGTACTTTACTGCTAAcctactgtaaaataaaagtcttcCATGATGGTGAGAGTTTGCCGATCCTCCCCAGTGGTGAAGTGCAGGTACAGTATATTCTGGTGTATCCTCTCACTCTCATCTGCAGGTGAGCACAAAAGAACATATTCGCGCCGCTGCTGTGCCTGCTCCACCTCTAATTAAATGTCAGTCAGTTTTTGACACATGCACAGCTGTATGTACTCATATATCTAAGCCTGGGTCCTAGAACACTGAGTCTAAAGTTGGAAATGTTGCTgaatattaatcatttaaatgtaatatttcgGCTTAGATGACTTAAActattttttacaaataatacTATGAAAACCATAAGATTTAATGCGATAAAATTCCCAATACATTTTCCCTCGCATGTTACACCCACACAATTGGTTTCCCTTTTGCTTAATTAGATCTCTTCTCTGGATTGTGTGGGTCTTTGACTGACATCTCCCTCCTTGTTGCACTCTCAAAAATTTATCATCGGTGCATTTGGCCGTGTCCAGAATCTCTCCCTGTGCACTGTTGCCCACTATATTGCAGTCCATCATTTTACCCAAGTGTCAAATGTCTGAGTGTGCAAAATAATTCACTACTCTAGAGTTCCCTGAACAACCGAACCAAAAATAGGACCCATGCCATGAACATTACGTGTCGTGCAACTCCTAGCATAGCAGCACTGGCACAGAACAATGGTGATTTGTTTCCAAAGTCTCAGAGTAAAGAGATGATAATAAGTAAGAAATAGGGAATGACTGAAtagtgatttcagacacagacagagttGTGTGACCTCACATAATTCCCAGCACCTTTGATCAATAGAGTATTTATTACTGATGGTGAAAGagggcatttttattttcaggagGGCTCACCTAATTTGCTACACTGTGTCAAAAACAAGCTTTAAACTGGTATTAGCTAATATTGTGTGAAATGTCCATGCTCTGACTTAAATATGCTTTGACATTATTCAATTTCAAAGAATGAGCCCAGTGCTGCCAAGAGAGTTTATGTCTGGTGGTGACAAAGCAAGTCAACCTAGTAAGCCTAAACATACGGcaggtttgactgacagctctgTCACAAACACTCATGGCCTTGTGTCTCCCTTTATGCTCTCTGAGACATGCTTTTGAGAGAAACCATGAACATGGCCGATCTCTGCATTAAAATGGCCAATAATCGACAggtagtataaaaaaaaaagaaaacaaaacttaggAGATCAATAATGTAATCAATTTACTCGTTTTTGTCAAAACAGCATCATTAAGCAAAACTTAAGCAAAACTAAGAACTGTGGTAATTCCCGCAGGCAAAGTCTGCAGAAATTTGGACTTGTGGAAAGGATGCAGAAGGGCTCAAAATGTCTGCAAGACAGCCCTCATGCACTTGACGATTTGACGGTGGGACAACCATAAGCCCTGATGGACTTAGCAGGAACATGCCTCAAAGTCTGTGAGTCTGTGAGCGACTGGGTTTGGGCCTACATGTACTGCTTTAATCAATTGCTTCTGGGTATTCTCTCATATCATCTTTAATGCAAACGGAAACTGTAAAATCATTTATGTATTTGCCACAGCAAGAAGCTAATAGTGTCTATTGGCATGTCACCcagacataaatatatacagtagctaGATAAATAGATCTAATACATAAGTTTTACTTCCATGgtaatttgttaaaaactaACATGCTACAATGTTTGCTTGGCTTGAAAAAGAGTAACCTGAACTatgtggcaaaaaaacaactgacaagCTTTGACTGACGTCTGTGATATTTCAATGGACAATGTCCAATGACTCCATGACTTGGAACAGACATAAAGGCTCCATTTGATTGAAACATTGTCTGTTCCCTTATTCAGCAGATGCACGGGCTCAGTAGGACTCATTCAGTTTCACTtaattttatactgaaatacCTCTAATGCAGACTGATATCTTCATTTACAATTCTCCAGAGTGGAGAAAAATAGTTCAACTTGGAGAGAGAGTTTGTGATAACCTGAAAAGAGCACTACACAACACTTAGACCTCTACACATCACAAGTTGAACCACTAAGATACAactgtcctgtcttttttttaatgacaagaGTAGATAAAATGACTCTCAgtgtaaagaaacatttttgaaaccaCACCAGCTACATATGTTAGATAGTGCTTTGGGATTTAAATGTAGAATGAATTCCTTATTATCTACAGATCTGAAAAAGAATGATGGTGGTAAACCTTGTCAATAATAAACAGTGTTGCCAGTAGTCAACACTGTTTTTCAGCCTCTGTCGTTGATTGTGCTGTAATAAGCTCAACAGAATTAAACCCCTGCATGAAAGGGTTTATTATTGGTCCAAGTTCTCCACATCAGCTCTCACTGTCAAATATAGAGCAACAGTAAAGCATGAAAAAATCTGGAAGATTTTCTCTTGAA encodes:
- the LOC120799341 gene encoding protein shisa-like-2A translates to MSAECSSYYSTDGGFVDGFSCPKAGNAAAAVYCCGFNDVKYCCDDPNSFFPYEYGYMWWLSIGALVGLSIAAVVLLAFLITVCVLCYLFIATKPSRLDNGLPLRLPEGDPSEESSHVRASCASGPQGFRKHLLSRKLDCDNQPPDPERLFQRCFTATVTSVKVESPS